The sequence aagaacaacaatgataatgataacataaatgataacaaacaaaattGACAATACttctaataacgatgatgatgataataatgccaataaaaataacaataatgatactactgattaTAGGAatcaatgataacattgataaaaactaataacgacaaataaaaaaagataatgttacCATTAAtgaagagagtgataatgataataataacgatgataacaataatgatgcaaatgataataatatgacaataattattatcattattgttattataataatagtaataatgatagtaagatataataataaaagcgataataatgatgatgatgatgataatgatgatgatgttgatggtgatgatgacgatgacggtaatggtaatgacaataataataacaacagtgataataataatgataatgatgataataacaaatacagtattactaccactactaatagtaataatgataataataataacaatgatactgataataataacaaaaacaatgataataataataatagtaataacaataataataattatggtaattatgctgctgctgttgatgatgatgaaaatgataatgatggtgatacaatAAAATGAAGATGACAATCATACTGCCAGCCACAATGACACATTTTATTACTAATGAcaagaataaggacaataatgaagtCACCATTATTGTAGACTTTCCACGAAGTTAGGAACAttaatggaaaaaatgaaaaataagaaaaaaatacgatgaaTCATGATCATCAAACTCATCAATACACATAACatagcctcctccacctcctcctcccccaccccatcccctcttcccctcctcctcctacttcttctttttccttttctttttctttttcttcttttcctcctcctcctcctcctcctcctcctcttcctcccccatcccatcctccccctcctccctctcttcctccccctcctcctcctcctccatcccatcctccccctcctccctcttctcttcctcttcccccatcccatcctcctcttccccctccccctcctcctcctcctccacctccgcccccatcctccccctccccccctcatcttcctccccctccccctccccctcccccatcccctcctcctccacccccgcccccatcccccccaagcGCCTGGACCGACAGACAAACTTACGGCCTTGCGAGCTGTGTGCAACATGTAGGTCGCGCGTTGCTGTAGCTACAAGAGGAAGAGGTCGGGGTAGATGGGCGGGGTAGATGGGGGGCGGGGTAGATGGGGcgggggtagatgggggggtgTAGAtggggggggattggagggggttggaagggtatggggggaaggggatgaggggggaggggagttcaaTGTCGTTGCTGGTGGATCTGGGTTATTTTTGCCTATCAAgggcaggatatatatatatatatatatatatatatatatatatatatatatatatatatatatatatatatatgtatatatatatacatacatatatatatatatatatatatatatatatatatatatatatatatatatataaacagacacacacacacacacacacacacacacacacacacaaacacacacacacacacacacacaaacacacacacaacacacacacacacacacacacgcacacacacacacacacacacacacacacacacacacacacacacacatatatatatatatatatatatatatatatatatatatatatattcatatgtatatatgcatatattcatatatgtgcatacacacacacacaaacacacacacacacacacacacacacatatatatatatatatatatatatatatatatatatatatatatatatatatatatgtatacacacatgtttatatatatatatatatatatatatatatatatatatatatatatatatatatatatgtgtgtgtgtgtgtgtgtgtgtgtgtgtgtgtgtgtgtgtgtgtgtgtgtgtgtgtgtgtgtgtgtgtttataaggcATAAATATAatagcataaacatacatacatacacacacacacacacacacacatatatatatatatatatatatatatatatatatatatatatatatatatatatatatatgtatgtatatatatatgtatatatatgcatatatatatgtatatatatgtatatatgtatatatatgtatgtatatatatatatatatatatatatatatataatatatatatgtatatatatatatatgtatatatatgtatatatatgtatatatatatgtatatatatgtctgtaaatatatatatatatatatatatatatatatatatatatatatatatatatacacacacgcacacacacacacacacacacacacacacatatatatatatatatatatatatatatatatatatatatatatatatatatatgtatgtgtgtgtgtgtgtgtgtgtgtgtgtgtgtgtgtgtgtgtgtgtgtgtgtgtgtgtgtgtgtgtgtgtgtgtgtgtgtgtgtgagtgtgtgagtgtgtgtgagtgtgtgtgagtgtgtgagtgtgtgtgtgtgtgtgtgtgtgtgtgtgtgtgtgtgtgtgtgtgtgtgtgtgtgtgtgtgtgtgtgtgtgtgtgtgtgtatttgtatgtacatcatatatatatatatatatatatatatatatatatatatatatatatatatatatgcatatatatatatgcatatatgtatatatataatgtttatatatatatatatatatatatatatatatatatatatatatatatatatatacgtgtgcgtgtacatatatacatacacatatgtatgtatgtatgtatatatatacatatacatatatacatatatataaataaacatatatatatatatgtatatatatgtatatatatgtatatatatgtatatatatatatatatatatatatatatatatatatatatatatatatatatatatattctactacTCCACGACAAGAAATCGAGACAACTGTCTAGGCGCCACGCCCAGTTCCCTCCGCAGCCCCGCTCCTGCGCGTGAACTCGGCAACAGGGCGACGGGAGCAGCGCCAGCCGAGGCCCAGCTACGGGTAATAGCATAATCAAGAGAGCGGCATCGGGGCGAGACCTTGCGACCACCTGCCAGGCTGCCCGTCGGGTGCTGACATGATGTTATATTGCTCTTGTTTTGGGATGGATTCCGTGGTCTTGGCGCTAATTAGTTCGTtgttgttctgtgtgtgtttttatgcattcGTCTGTATTTGTACGTCTAGGGAAATGGTGTTGAGATAATGGCGGTGTTTCTAGTGGTTTTAATGGTCGCTTTTTTGGTTAAGGGATACTTAGCTTTTTCACTGCAGTTATAAGGTAATTTTATACATTTAGTCTATTTTTTCAGAAACAGAATCATACATTTAGCGACAGCTGGCTAACCTACACTAAAGTAACACCACAAATCACACTAAAAAGTACGATTAAAAACCGTTAATTTCGCTAGGACTCGAGAGACAACTAACTGGAATATCACCGACACACCAATATGTCTACATTAGAATCTGATGCAATTTTTCAACCTGCAAAAATAATTGGCCTATTGACGTGATGATAAAGAGGTGACGTCAGATTATTTATGATGTGTTTTAGGTCTATACCCGCAGCCCGTATATCAAGACTCGGGGAGCAGATGACAGATTAGGCCTATAGCGTGTCAGCGTGGATTTGCCTAGAAAAGTTCTTGTTTGTTAGGAATCAGACTGGAGTTTCAGTACTTCTTGAGGGGAACTGTTCAAGGAAAATCACACTTCCTGTTTCTGAAAGACGGTGGTTTGCTTAAACTTACTATTTACTGGTTATTCACTGGGAGGTTTAGGCACTAATATCAGGTTTAGGTGCCAATGACAATGCACTTCAAAAACCTGTATCATCAGGCAAAGAAAAGAGGTTAACGAAGGATATTATCCATGAAGTGAGTGTAATTGAAAGACATGAGGTAATGATGTGTTTGCAATGGTCCTTTTTACTTCTATGTAGCACAGGAGTAAGTCACACTTGGACGATAAGTATGTTTTCCTGTTGTGGCTGATCTAAATAACTAGTAAAAGAACTTGAAAACTTTCAGTTCCTGGCTTCCAACTGCCACCTCACTTCTTAGTTTCTAAAAGTGATTGTAAAACAGAAATCGCTGCAGTCTCCAAAGGCGGCACTAACAATTAAACCAAATAATCGATTTATAAAATTACGCATTTTAAGGGAAATGCAACTGTGATCAAAGACATATAAGAAAGTTTTATACCTTCCCCATGTATCTCTTCAGAATCTCTCGCCAATTTCCCTCCCGCTAGGTACAATTTTCTAGATTTGCCAGTAGAGCCATCATTCAGGCTTCAACTTCATATGCATGAAGTTTATTTAGAGAAATTATCAAGTTGGTAAATAGTTCATGTTTAAATgggttaaaaaaacaaaatataggtgctagacatcaaaggtcatatagcactatagaatGGTgtaagtgaaaagggtaaagagctGGTTAAATGATGATTTAATGGACTACTCATCTAACAACAGTCATGAGTTGGGGTTggtaaagaataaaatataaaaaaaatctcaaaaaggcCAGTTCTTCTTCAAATTACTCgtgtttaaaaagaaagagatgaagtaaTTCTTGACCATTAGCTGTCATATAAATATTCCCAAGTTTCACCTGAGAGAAGTTGACTGCAGAAAACGCTGCTGATAAAAGAGTGTTAACATCCCTTTCAGGGAACTGAGTTACCATTTGCCAGAAAATACATGAATGGAATTTCCCTCTAAGGATAAGGAAGAACACAAGTAACATCTTTCCAACAAATGATATATTTATTGTAAAGGagacatttttttctgtctgttgaaATATTACGAAGACATAGGAGAAAAATGTAAACGCTTATTCGTGTTTTatttaaagtttttaaaaatattactCATACATTTGTTATTAAGTATGACTGATTTTCAGTACAGTAAAAATGTCACAATTTTCAGTTTAACATTTATGACCTTAGGTAAGTAGGATTATGTgtctatagatatacagacagatcatactgatagaaatacatatgtaaactGTTTATACTTAAGTCTTCCTTACATTCTACATGCTATAATCTACCTTATCTAATATAAGCCCATAATACtgttcattattcataaagaaaatatcatttaaaagaagtAGCTTCAAAAtcacatttcattttcatatcctACTTTCCTAGCAATACAGTACTTGATTCATGAagctataatgatactaattgcgCTATAATTACTTCTACATCCAAATGGTCACAAATTGATCAAATTGTATACGTCAAAAATAATTGCATTTTATAATTAGTCATTTCAGCATCTAATATGgctaaatataaagtataaatataaaatagacTAGAATAAAATTACGTATGAAATTATTGACAGAAAACCTTTGTCTTTACGTAAACTGGTTCAACAATACTTGCGCATATATTTTTCAACAAAGTTTCCAGCTTAAAGCATTCTGCATGAGTTTCAGGCAATACGACTAGATTTTATCACAACTGCTGAATGCTTTTCAAATGCTTCCTAAACCTTCAAACATTCAGAATTGCCTGAGACGGAAAGCTTACATCATCCTCATTTTGCTACCTGACAACCACTAACTGTTATAACACTCTGATACGCAGAAGTTATCAGAGGTACATCATTATACAACACAATAATGCTATGTGTGGCACCTATATGTGAatttcttaaatctattatgcAACTTTCTGAGATCAAAAGATAACCAATGTACAAAGCAAAGTCTATACACTACAAGGAACTGCTTATACAGACTCGAGTACAAggttaaaaaaatggaaagagggagagagggagagaggggggagagagagagagagagagagagagagagagagagagagagagagagagatagagaggaagagagagagaggagagagagagagaagagagagagagagagagagagaaagagaacgagaaagagaaaaagagaaaaagagaaagagaaagagaaagagaaagagaaagagaaagagaaagagaaagagaaagagaaagagaaagagaaagagaaagagaaagagagagtgagagtgagtgagtgagtgagttttacTAAGTGCAAGGCTTTACTGTGTAGCCCGAATGATAAAGCTCAACTATATTCCTTCCTTAAACCCCTAGAAGACCTAGAGAAGGTATCGTCTTTTATCCTTAATCAAAATCTTTATAATGCTTCATTTTACAGACCTCGAAACACTTCAAACCTACCTTCATATGAAGTgtgtataaaaatagaaattttATTGTATATTAACTTGAAGGTTTATATATACTTCAGCATCCTATTACAAGTTGCAGATATACTTCAAGCATACAGAATTACATAAAATTAAATACTGTGTTAgcagttattgttgtcatttgtaCTTCTTTTTTACCAATGCTACATTTGGCGATTAAAAACTGACCTTgaagtaaatgaaaatattagACATTAATTACATATCTGGTGACACTAACACACATTTATAGAGAGTAACTCCGCCTCCTATGAATTTCGGAAATTAAATTGAAAAGGACAATAATTTCAGTGTTAAAGAATAGTGCTAAATTTTAAAAGCAGGTagtcatttatataaatataagagaaACTGTCAACAAAATATTCAAGTCAAGATAAAATACAATATACTGGTATACCTTATGCCTTTCATTCTTTCCAGACCAAGATTTCAATAATAAATAACCCATTGGAGGATTCTTAGGTTACATGTCTTTCAGTCCATCAAATATTTCAATGTTACATCTTTTTCATGATatattttatctcttcctctttcttcatctttgttaCCTTTTGTGAATACAAAAATTTTGTGAAATTACtttttatcatataattttaTGAACTGTTACTCATATTACAATCATGAACAAGCTGTAATACAGAactaaaaatctttaaaaattatcattcaaGTATTATAATACTTATAGTTAGTACTCAGAGGATACACACAAAATTTGGCTATTGTCACTCTTGCAACTTTCTATATAGACTCAATTCAATATGCTTATATAAGATATGCTGTTACTTTATTTCTTTAAATCCTTATATGAATGCTATACTTATGAGATTCACAGGAAGACAACATTTATGTATTAAcagaacataaaaagaaatactTTGAATCTATGTAAAGTAAATCAAACCTAATGATTAAATGCAGTTCTTTAATATGcctgttgtgtttgtgttcattccAAAATGTAACAAAACATATTGATGCTATAATCAAAAAAGTTCAATGCATGTGCTTTtaagtagaaaaatatataagtatgacaAATACCTCCACAAACTTAATCAAGCCAGGGTAGAATGCAGTTTTTAATTACAGAAACATTGTGATGCCAAACCGTGTGGTGAACGCCAGGTACTTCATAAACTTTTATTTTCCCTGCTTTGTCTAAGCTCCGAAGACCAAATGAATCGAACATGTAGAAGGACTGGTCTCTCATGTcagtcatattttcatttttgtttaaatATGAGAAATggctgcaagaaaaaaaagaatcaatttgtatttttctgagggaaaaattaataacaatcacTTTATGACCACACAGActcattacatattcatttaaataATCAATCAAGGATATAATTTAATCTCTTTTTACCTTGACTGCCATGGTGTGATGACTCCATCATCAGGCCCTCCAATCAACACAAGCTGTTTCAGTTTCATGAAATTGTTACGATAATCTTCGTTGAAGTAGTCCTCTATCTCATTGTTCAAATACGGTAAGTAGTTAGAATACCTGAAATATAAAGCCAAATTACAACTGGAAAGATAAAGTCATAAATAATATTATGGTTTTGTTCTATTATGACATACAACAATTACATAGTTAAATAAAGCTTATGGCATAAATCAAGGAAATTATATGACTTCTTCAGACAAGAAGAGGAGCCGCTTCTTAGTAAAGGTTTAACAGAGAGGAGGAACAGTTAATGTAGCCTCCAGTTCATGGCTTTTAAATTAAATGTGTCATGAGCAAAGAAAACTCTTATTCTGAAATGTAATGATCACTTCAATAACAAACATgctaaaagaaagacagaacaaagaaattatatttttgagataaaaaaaaaaaatgttttttttacttgcctctttctttcactaGCATTTTTAATACTAGCATAAGAAATAGGTTGTTTGTGAGACAGAGATTTCCAAACTCACAAGCTCAAATTCTAAGGGAAGTTTACAAAACTCACTTATAGTACAGTTCTTGATGATGTGGATCATTCCAATAATTAGCGACAGATATCCTTTGGCCAACTCTCGAGTAGAAAACCTCATAGACCGTTTCCTTTATGTACTGAGGGAAGATTAGGCGCAGAAATTCATCTGTTGAGGAATTTATGTTAATTAATCCTCTATAAATCTTTTGTTAAATACCTACAATTATTCTTCCTAGTTTGCTATCTAAAATCATCATTTGTTCAGTGTTCATGTGATGCTCTATTTACATGTAATAaggaaaacgaacacacacacacacacacacacacacacacacacacacacacacacacacacacacacacacacacacacacacacacacacacacacacacacacatacacacacacacacacacacacacacacacacacacacacacacacacacacccacacacacacacacacacacacgaacacacacacacacacacacaaaaaaaaaaagaaaaaaaaaaagagaaagactcaATGCCTATAATTATGAAGTGTATTTTATCACACAAATACTGCACAACTTGTAATTGTCATATATATCTTGTGTCTTACCTCCATACTGCCCGGCCTGaggtgaagaaagggaaataaaagtcgTGATATTGTGGTCCATAGATTCTACAATGCCTCGGCTGATAATGCCTCCCTGAGAATAACCTGTGGGATAAAATGCCATTGAGAACAAGGAATTAGTTTTATTGTTTGCTTGATAGAGTTTCTGCagaacaatgaagaaaaaatgtaaactaattaattttataatacatacatacaaacatatatgtatatatatatatatatatatatatatatatatatatatatatatatatatatatatatatagagagagagagagagagagagagagagagagagagagagagagagagagagagagagagagagagagagagagggagagagagagagagagatagggaaagagagagagagagagagagagggaaagagagagagatgagggagagggaagagagagagagagagggagagacggaagaaagtgagagagagagagagagagagacggaagagagtgagagagagagagagagagagacggaagagagtgagagagagagagagagacggaagagagtgagagagagagagagagacggaagagagtgagagagagagagagagacggaagagagagagagagtgagaggaaaaagagagagagagagagagtgagaggaaaaagagagagagagagagagtgagaggaaaaagagagagagagagagagtgagaggaaaaagagagagagagagagagtgagaggaaaaagagagagagagagagtgagaggaagatagagatagagatgagagagagagagggaaagggagagagagagagagagagagatagagggaaagagagagagagagagggaaagagagagagagagagagagagagaggaaagaaagagagagagagagagggaaagagagagagagagagagagagggaaagagagagagagagagcgagagaggaagagagagagagggaaagagagagagagagagagagaggaaagagagagagagagagagagagagaggaagagagagagagagagagagggaagagagagagagagagagggaagagagagagagagagagaggaaagagagagagagagagggaaagagagagagagagagagggaagagagagagagagagagagggaaagagagagagagagagagggaaagagagagagagagaggaaagtgagagagagaggaggaagaaagagagagagagagagagagagagagagagagagagagagagagagag is a genomic window of Penaeus vannamei isolate JL-2024 chromosome 14, ASM4276789v1, whole genome shotgun sequence containing:
- the Ppt2 gene encoding lysosomal thioesterase PPT2-A, which translates into the protein MKIAYLWGLSLLLLVSCNGYKPVVIVHGVWDLKDSLYFMAELIKEAHPGTEVHVLDLLHGWKSLAPLWYQVKSFYKRMKPIMEKAEDGIILIGYSQGGIISRGIVESMDHNITTFISLSSPQAGQYGDEFLRLIFPQYIKETVYEVFYSRVGQRISVANYWNDPHHQELYYKYSNYLPYLNNEIEDYFNEDYRNNFMKLKQLVLIGGPDDGVITPWQSSHFSYLNKNENMTDMRDQSFYMFDSFGLRSLDKAGKIKVYEVPGVHHTVWHHNVSVIKNCILPWLD